A genome region from Methanobrevibacter sp. includes the following:
- a CDS encoding nitrous oxide reductase family maturation protein NosD: MKFNKILMIFLLILVGLLCISSVSASEDENIYAEDLSSSEISSIDESSLKDVEPTSEKLTAGENSGVSNVIVVEEVEKNHNEMNDPTIQVAIDNAKAGDTIVINGESYVHCHFIVNKKLNIISNVGTTMEPCGSSAVSGYRGIFYITPEASGTVISGFNIVNDVSDNDYGILVRGASDVTIKDCSFSNSGRYSDAIRAENTNRILIQNVTISHVTNGIKIVNSQNVKVKNSLIDDSKYCINIIDSSKADLISNNITNNFIAGIAISGSSNNINIHSNNISEGNIGINMTAAKYVYILNNYIGFNKRYGVYTNCNN; encoded by the coding sequence ATGAAGTTTAATAAAATTTTAATGATATTTTTATTAATATTGGTTGGACTGCTTTGTATAAGTTCAGTTTCAGCTTCTGAAGATGAAAATATTTATGCAGAGGATTTGTCAAGTTCTGAAATATCTTCTATTGATGAATCTAGTTTAAAAGATGTTGAACCGACTTCTGAAAAACTAACGGCTGGTGAAAACTCTGGTGTATCTAATGTTATAGTTGTTGAGGAAGTTGAAAAAAATCACAATGAAATGAATGATCCTACAATACAGGTGGCAATTGATAATGCAAAGGCAGGAGACACAATTGTTATTAACGGAGAAAGCTATGTTCACTGTCATTTCATTGTCAATAAAAAACTGAATATAATAAGCAATGTCGGAACAACAATGGAGCCATGCGGTAGCAGCGCAGTATCTGGTTATAGGGGCATTTTCTATATTACTCCTGAAGCCAGCGGAACTGTAATCAGCGGTTTTAATATAGTAAATGATGTTTCCGATAATGATTATGGGATTCTTGTAAGGGGAGCATCAGATGTTACAATTAAAGACTGTAGCTTTTCTAATAGTGGACGTTATTCCGATGCAATCAGAGCAGAAAATACAAACAGAATTCTTATTCAAAATGTAACCATATCCCATGTCACAAACGGAATTAAAATTGTAAATTCACAAAATGTTAAAGTTAAGAATTCTCTGATTGATGATTCAAAATATTGTATTAACATTATTGACTCATCTAAAGCAGATTTAATTTCTAACAATATTACAAATAATTTCATTGCAGGAATTGCCATTTCAGGCTCAAGTAATAATATTAACATTCATTCTAACAATATTTCTGAAGGCAATATTGGAATCAATATGACTGCAGCCAAGTATGTTTATATCTTAAACAATTATATTGGATTTAACAAAAGATATGGTGTTTATACTAACTGCAATAACTAA
- a CDS encoding right-handed parallel beta-helix repeat-containing protein, producing the protein MEIKGNFINQNAQYDIFNDHRVKNLFKKGGESLQVITNNYMIGHGDRPVWRQVYEYKPSIGEFIYDAANDDYIYVGEGKGEYIGHQSGTFLGYIFDVDQDLICPNIFFSYPTSGVTPWSHTGNYKLYLSEITQVKKGVYSISIVDVNGNIAKDISSVPVIFYLNKNNTNVSPQEGDTYKIVMMKNGTATVRFYPDDFNKTGNVLLASFPGKGNNLYSQMYRPYKKFAIDDKYIPGNVSGTKITVSDLNTYPVSNAYFKATLTDLDGNPIANEKLIFTINTRSYTVLTDGKGQAKLKIGLAKEKTYAMTVKYIGDGVDYSSSNAQAKVVIKKTPTKISSSNVYMIPKMAENFYITLKDGSNKPIANQKIVIKVNKKTYTLKTNSKGVAYKKLKFNKKGTYTINIKYSGSKKYKSFSKTNKIVVKYSSKGVKLTVPKVTIPPKTYKYYTISLKNLNGKGLAKQKVIVKLNGKKYSKVTNSKGNIVFKVKFSKIKSYSVSASYKGNKIYKKAHSDGKINVAKTPTKFAVSKVSSFPNEKKTYTVTLKTSSGKALSKMPVTMNVNGKTYSKVTNNKGQASLSLKFATEKTYPVTVKYNGNSIYKSSKATGSFIVSKINTQLMSYDKTFASDANKTFRVTLKDKSGKALANEKIVFKFNNQTFTKATDKNGVAYVDIDSNIGSFDVSSKYTGTNKYRAVSKVNKITISNKTNVVFIDKNLPNSEIQNILNGCHDGDNVEFLGDFYSGISLNINSALNIYSLNTTTLNGKAKSPVFKILNSNTTICNLSIVGNSYDGIEINNASNVTIKDNIISNKLDKSKNASYMDSTMSLPGYGINIVDSRNIVILNNCIDSFESGIFAGNTNNLTISTNSLRKNNYGIKYGFGVANSIITGNNIADNIGLYTMLVPEGPRGYGVFLNNSAVNVTITKNNITWNHLGISVDANYSTGILITGNVITDNVLEGIRFNEGYDLAQNAIEPLVTDNAIYRNAKGPSMMILGELSANPAGIYGPGAFNASLRLNIGPNWYGKNQIVTWDYETGIVGYGTMCPRISTTGIAFKEITCITPGTYSITFYKNEEVASNLPVFEMYAMLNDNHEIKFNVVNGVGIFSFDAQNFSEGSNEIKISIGSLNDGNRTFKVEMSKILESSEIPV; encoded by the coding sequence ATGGAAATTAAAGGAAATTTCATTAATCAGAATGCTCAATATGATATTTTCAATGATCATCGTGTTAAAAATTTATTTAAAAAAGGTGGAGAAAGTTTACAGGTAATCACCAATAACTACATGATAGGTCATGGCGACAGACCAGTATGGCGTCAAGTTTATGAATATAAACCTTCCATAGGGGAGTTTATATATGATGCCGCAAATGATGATTATATTTATGTTGGCGAAGGTAAAGGTGAGTATATCGGTCATCAAAGCGGAACTTTCTTGGGTTATATATTCGATGTTGACCAGGATTTGATTTGTCCGAATATTTTCTTCAGCTATCCTACATCCGGCGTAACTCCATGGTCCCATACCGGAAATTATAAATTGTATTTAAGTGAGATTACTCAGGTTAAAAAAGGTGTTTATTCAATTTCAATTGTCGATGTTAACGGTAACATTGCCAAAGACATAAGTTCCGTACCGGTCATTTTTTATCTAAACAAAAACAACACTAATGTTTCTCCTCAAGAGGGGGACACTTATAAGATTGTCATGATGAAAAATGGAACTGCAACAGTGAGATTCTACCCGGATGACTTTAATAAAACCGGAAATGTCTTACTTGCAAGCTTCCCTGGTAAGGGCAATAATTTATACTCTCAGATGTACAGGCCATACAAAAAATTTGCAATTGATGATAAATACATTCCTGGAAATGTTAGTGGTACAAAAATAACAGTTTCAGATTTAAACACATATCCAGTTTCAAATGCATACTTTAAAGCAACTTTAACAGATTTAGACGGCAATCCTATTGCCAATGAAAAATTAATCTTTACAATCAATACTCGGTCATACACTGTTTTAACTGATGGTAAGGGTCAGGCCAAGCTTAAAATCGGACTTGCAAAAGAAAAAACCTATGCCATGACAGTTAAATATATTGGGGATGGGGTAGATTATTCTTCAAGCAATGCTCAGGCCAAAGTTGTCATAAAGAAAACACCTACAAAAATTTCATCTTCAAATGTTTATATGATTCCAAAAATGGCGGAAAATTTCTATATAACTTTAAAAGATGGATCAAATAAGCCGATTGCTAATCAAAAAATAGTTATTAAAGTCAATAAGAAAACATACACTTTAAAAACAAATAGTAAGGGAGTAGCATATAAAAAACTTAAATTCAATAAAAAGGGAACTTACACTATTAATATTAAATATTCAGGATCCAAGAAATACAAATCCTTTTCAAAAACAAACAAGATAGTTGTCAAATACTCTTCAAAAGGAGTTAAATTGACTGTTCCTAAAGTAACTATTCCTCCAAAAACTTATAAATACTATACAATATCATTGAAAAATCTTAATGGTAAAGGATTGGCTAAACAAAAAGTTATTGTCAAATTAAATGGTAAAAAATATTCAAAAGTAACAAATAGCAAAGGAAATATCGTATTTAAAGTTAAATTTTCAAAAATCAAATCATATTCAGTATCTGCTTCTTATAAAGGAAATAAAATATATAAAAAAGCTCATTCTGATGGCAAAATCAACGTCGCTAAGACTCCAACAAAATTTGCAGTTTCAAAAGTATCAAGTTTCCCTAATGAGAAAAAAACATACACAGTAACCTTAAAAACAAGTTCCGGAAAAGCATTATCCAAAATGCCGGTTACTATGAATGTTAACGGTAAAACCTATTCAAAAGTAACCAATAATAAGGGTCAGGCAAGTTTATCTTTGAAATTCGCAACAGAAAAAACATATCCTGTTACAGTAAAATACAATGGAAACTCAATTTACAAATCCAGTAAAGCCACTGGCAGTTTCATTGTTTCAAAGATTAACACTCAATTAATGAGTTATGATAAGACATTTGCATCTGATGCTAATAAAACTTTCAGAGTAACCCTTAAAGATAAATCCGGTAAAGCATTGGCTAATGAGAAAATTGTCTTTAAATTTAATAATCAGACTTTTACAAAAGCAACCGATAAAAATGGTGTTGCATATGTTGATATTGACTCAAATATCGGTTCATTTGATGTTTCATCAAAATATACAGGAACAAATAAATACAGAGCTGTTTCAAAAGTAAACAAAATTACAATATCAAACAAAACAAATGTGGTTTTTATTGATAAGAATTTGCCAAATTCAGAAATTCAAAATATTTTAAATGGCTGTCATGACGGAGATAATGTTGAATTTTTAGGAGATTTCTATTCTGGCATCTCACTGAATATTAATAGCGCATTAAACATCTACTCTTTAAATACCACAACTTTAAATGGTAAAGCAAAAAGCCCAGTATTTAAAATTTTAAATTCCAATACTACTATTTGCAATTTGTCTATTGTTGGAAATTCTTATGATGGAATTGAAATCAATAATGCGTCAAATGTTACAATAAAGGACAATATTATTTCCAATAAATTAGATAAGTCTAAAAATGCAAGTTATATGGACAGTACAATGTCCCTGCCTGGATACGGTATTAATATTGTTGATTCAAGGAATATTGTAATCTTAAATAACTGCATTGACAGTTTTGAAAGTGGAATTTTTGCCGGAAATACAAATAATCTGACCATTTCCACAAATTCATTGAGAAAAAATAATTATGGAATAAAATATGGATTCGGTGTTGCCAATTCCATCATTACAGGCAATAACATAGCAGACAACATTGGACTGTACACTATGCTGGTGCCTGAAGGTCCTAGAGGATATGGGGTATTCTTAAATAATTCTGCAGTAAATGTAACAATCACTAAAAATAACATCACATGGAATCATTTGGGAATTTCAGTTGATGCAAATTACTCAACAGGCATTTTGATAACTGGCAATGTAATTACTGATAATGTTTTAGAGGGAATCAGATTTAATGAAGGTTATGATTTGGCTCAAAATGCAATTGAACCGTTAGTAACTGATAATGCGATTTATAGAAATGCCAAAGGTCCAAGTATGATGATTTTAGGTGAATTAAGTGCAAATCCTGCTGGAATTTATGGTCCTGGTGCATTTAATGCATCTTTAAGATTGAATATAGGTCCAAATTGGTATGGTAAAAATCAAATTGTCACATGGGACTATGAAACCGGTATTGTCGGTTATGGAACAATGTGTCCGAGAATCAGCACAACCGGAATTGCATTTAAGGAAATTACCTGCATCACTCCAGGTACATATTCAATTACATTTTATAAAAATGAGGAAGTAGCTTCAAATCTGCCGGTATTTGAAATGTATGCTATGCTAAACGACAATCATGAAATTAAATTCAATGTTGTAAATGGTGTGGGCATATTCTCTTTTGATGCTCAGAACTTTTCAGAAGGTTCTAATGAGATAAAAATTTCAATTGGTTCTTTAAATGATGGGAATAGGACTTTTAAAGTCGAAATGTCTAAAATTTTAGAATCCAGTGAAATTCCAGTTTGA
- a CDS encoding right-handed parallel beta-helix repeat-containing protein produces MLGTVNAEDANSTVPLTNDSFESIQNLINNANSGDSIYLENKTYQSTGSPIIVNKSINIYGVDSSKTILNANNKSSIFIIPKNVNVSIKGLTLTKGYNLTEGGAIYNLGILAIEDSIISNNYAETGAIHSGGSAKLTISNSLFDKNGGSFGAAVDNYLGELKIFSTVFTNNSCHEGGAIYNRFGNFLVNNCTFIDNSAVRGGGIYNNRGILVVHNSRFLSNNASDLGGGIKSWGACEVYNSTITNNAAKQGGGIYVSEFTLIAENCLIENNCADLGGGINVDAKATAIIKNLTIVNNSAYRGGGIDLTIGSLNLQNSVVSNNSAQTHGGGIYFALLNSIVQNSVIDNNSAKLGGGLYINGFRGVVVNITNITLNNNSAFKGGAIYNTGTINLETSVLKSNHADYAGGVIYNELNCSVKKSQLISNSADDMGGAVFNKFNIVIDEVIFNSNNAYAGGAIYNERNCKVKNSKLISNRAETSGGAIFNKFNIVVDNDIFNLNDAHNGGAIYNDLNCSVMNSQFSKNNGHFGGAIHNRDLNIVKNSIFDSNKAFQAAAVYSSGDLAIDGSQFIKNFVTHNSGVLMLHKGNVTISNSLFKSNYNADEGGCIFNIRANVLVENSQFISNSARSYGAAIDNEGKLTIKNSLFDKNTAYGAGAIDNAGELTLIKSNFTNNAATKNGGAIDSKGRMTITGSIFNGNIAGGNGGAIMIRDNASIAYSGIYNNADVNGCAIFNNGVENVSLLNNWWGCNNPNFENLLNNNVPDNFNWIIMCFTSKNQLVQYKNAVLIVDFKIKNKNGTISKIDSPWMLPIFKVKLSAGKVENIVNGSKAISVYIPLITTISSKIDGQSITLKIAPTNKRIIGNKDIVMDYNGKTTFKVRVIGTDGKIAGKNVAVVMKISGKKYIAKTDKNGWASKTFSLLPGSYKITATYKGYSVKNSITVKKVLKAKSATKKRSKKIKYSATLKTSNGKPIAGKKVTFKIKGKTYMAKTNKYGIANVKFINLKVGKYSVLVKYVNSYVKTKLKVKR; encoded by the coding sequence TTGCTAGGCACTGTTAATGCAGAAGATGCAAACAGCACAGTGCCATTAACAAATGACAGTTTTGAATCTATTCAAAATCTGATTAATAATGCTAATTCTGGAGATTCTATTTATTTGGAGAATAAAACTTACCAAAGTACCGGATCTCCTATAATTGTCAATAAATCGATTAACATTTATGGTGTTGATTCTTCTAAAACAATTTTAAATGCAAATAATAAATCAAGTATTTTCATTATACCTAAAAATGTCAATGTCAGCATTAAGGGATTGACTCTTACTAAAGGTTATAATCTCACAGAAGGCGGTGCCATTTACAATTTAGGTATATTGGCTATAGAGGATTCCATAATTTCTAATAATTATGCCGAAACAGGTGCGATACACAGTGGCGGCAGTGCTAAATTAACTATTTCAAATTCGCTATTTGATAAAAATGGAGGCAGTTTTGGAGCGGCTGTTGATAATTATTTAGGGGAGCTTAAAATTTTCAGCACTGTTTTTACAAATAACTCTTGTCATGAGGGAGGTGCAATCTACAACAGATTCGGTAATTTTTTAGTTAATAATTGTACATTTATTGACAATTCAGCTGTTAGGGGAGGCGGAATTTATAATAACAGGGGAATTCTTGTTGTTCATAATTCAAGGTTCCTGTCTAACAATGCATCTGATTTGGGCGGAGGTATTAAAAGTTGGGGTGCATGTGAAGTGTATAACTCAACAATTACAAATAACGCCGCAAAACAAGGCGGGGGAATTTATGTATCCGAATTCACATTAATTGCTGAAAACTGCTTAATTGAGAATAACTGCGCTGATTTAGGCGGAGGAATAAATGTTGATGCCAAGGCCACTGCAATTATTAAAAACCTGACTATTGTAAATAATTCTGCTTATCGTGGTGGAGGCATTGATTTAACAATTGGGTCTCTTAATTTACAGAATTCTGTTGTAAGTAATAATTCTGCTCAGACTCATGGAGGAGGAATCTATTTTGCATTACTAAACTCTATTGTTCAAAATTCAGTAATTGATAATAACTCCGCAAAATTAGGTGGAGGACTTTATATTAATGGATTTAGGGGTGTTGTTGTAAATATCACAAACATAACTCTTAATAATAATTCTGCTTTTAAAGGTGGGGCAATTTATAATACTGGAACAATAAATCTTGAAACAAGCGTTTTAAAATCAAATCATGCTGATTATGCAGGGGGAGTGATTTATAATGAGCTTAATTGCAGTGTTAAAAAATCTCAGCTAATATCAAACAGTGCTGATGATATGGGAGGAGCTGTTTTTAATAAATTTAATATTGTGATTGATGAAGTTATTTTTAATTCAAATAATGCTTATGCAGGCGGTGCAATTTATAATGAACGTAACTGCAAGGTCAAAAATTCTAAATTAATTTCAAATCGCGCTGAAACGTCTGGAGGAGCAATCTTTAATAAATTTAATATTGTGGTCGACAATGATATTTTTAATTTAAATGATGCTCATAATGGCGGTGCGATTTATAATGATCTTAATTGCAGTGTCATGAACTCCCAATTTAGTAAAAACAATGGCCATTTCGGAGGAGCTATTCACAACCGTGATTTAAATATTGTCAAAAACTCAATATTTGATTCTAATAAGGCATTTCAGGCAGCTGCTGTTTATTCATCTGGAGACTTGGCCATTGACGGTTCTCAATTTATTAAAAATTTTGTCACTCATAATTCAGGGGTACTGATGCTTCATAAAGGAAATGTAACTATTTCAAATTCATTATTCAAATCTAATTATAATGCAGATGAAGGGGGATGTATTTTTAACATCCGTGCAAATGTGTTGGTTGAAAACTCTCAATTTATTTCAAATAGTGCAAGAAGCTATGGTGCAGCTATTGACAATGAAGGTAAATTAACAATTAAAAACTCATTGTTTGATAAAAATACTGCATATGGTGCCGGAGCTATAGACAATGCCGGTGAATTAACCCTCATTAAATCTAACTTTACAAATAATGCCGCAACAAAAAATGGTGGTGCTATTGACAGTAAAGGCAGAATGACAATTACCGGTTCAATTTTCAATGGCAATATTGCAGGAGGTAATGGCGGAGCAATAATGATTAGGGATAATGCTTCAATCGCTTATTCAGGCATTTATAATAATGCCGATGTGAATGGATGTGCTATTTTCAATAACGGTGTTGAAAATGTATCTCTTTTAAATAATTGGTGGGGATGCAACAATCCTAATTTTGAGAATTTATTAAACAATAATGTTCCTGACAATTTTAATTGGATAATAATGTGTTTTACAAGTAAAAATCAATTGGTTCAATATAAAAATGCTGTTTTGATTGTTGATTTTAAAATTAAAAATAAAAACGGCACTATTTCTAAAATTGATTCTCCATGGATGTTGCCTATTTTTAAAGTAAAATTATCCGCAGGAAAAGTTGAAAACATTGTTAACGGGTCTAAAGCAATATCAGTGTATATTCCATTAATTACGACTATTTCATCTAAAATTGATGGTCAAAGTATCACTTTAAAAATTGCACCAACTAACAAACGGATAATCGGCAATAAGGATATTGTTATGGATTATAATGGAAAAACAACATTTAAAGTTCGTGTAATAGGAACTGATGGAAAAATTGCAGGAAAAAATGTGGCTGTCGTAATGAAAATTTCCGGTAAAAAATACATTGCCAAAACAGATAAGAATGGATGGGCATCGAAAACATTCAGCCTACTTCCAGGAAGCTATAAAATCACTGCGACCTATAAGGGATACAGTGTTAAAAATTCAATAACTGTCAAAAAAGTTTTAAAAGCCAAAAGCGCCACTAAAAAACGCTCAAAAAAGATAAAATATTCGGCTACATTAAAAACAAGTAATGGAAAACCTATTGCCGGTAAAAAAGTCACTTTTAAAATTAAAGGTAAAACTTACATGGCCAAGACAAATAAGTATGGGATTGCTAATGTCAAGTTTATTAATTTGAAAGTGGGAAAATATTCAGTTCTTGTTAAATATGTGAATTCATATGTTAAAACAAAATTGAAGGTAAAACGATAA
- a CDS encoding Ig-like domain repeat protein: MKNKKIIMSLLLVVLVALSLGVVSAEDPADSAADNPAIEVSGNSITPPTTDAAGVQEAVNSAISGDTILLGDKTYDFADATVTVNQKDKLTFKGDGVSTTIKGHGEGKGLFHITESANVTFIGIKFIDTNPKNNIVYGGSINGNGINFDGIGSSKGTVDNCSFKDFNQAVVVNKCNNVTVKNSNFTGGIATKLINDPTVNKESGSKMISVGGSFYLKVINNTFDGRVLDAISIAKGSGDASIIGNTFKNNAYSIYFGGASTEGTYIYDNTFIKCGQFELDNGTVWGEFPVISIQKASEGVFFNNNTFYVVNNNLLIAAESSNPSHGAPSTLGNINVTNNKIIKAEGEDVIGRSVTLIHILSRSGDLNPKAPITITNNTFFAGVRPLVIWYNDWGNEDGEIVIPQAPEPIPIPEHVATDIAASNLNVYAGNNGVLKLTLKDVNGNAVANKMVTIVIDGVTKTATTDDNGIATLNVKYASSGTHYATMVFTGDANYTGATKTVKISVLKKATALTTAKKTFKVKAKTKKVTATLKSGKTVLKNKKVTLKVNGKTYTAKTNAKGVATFSIKLAKKGTFNAYYKFAGDGAYKAISKKNTIVIKK; the protein is encoded by the coding sequence TTCTGCTGCTGATAATCCTGCTATTGAGGTTAGCGGAAATAGTATTACACCTCCAACAACTGACGCTGCAGGTGTTCAAGAGGCTGTTAATAGTGCAATTTCAGGAGATACTATTTTATTAGGAGACAAAACATATGATTTTGCTGATGCAACTGTAACCGTAAATCAAAAAGATAAACTTACTTTTAAAGGTGATGGCGTAAGTACCACTATTAAAGGTCATGGTGAAGGAAAAGGATTGTTCCATATAACTGAAAGTGCAAACGTTACTTTTATAGGTATCAAGTTCATTGACACAAACCCTAAAAACAATATTGTATATGGTGGTTCAATTAATGGTAATGGTATTAACTTCGATGGTATAGGTTCATCAAAGGGTACTGTAGATAACTGTTCTTTTAAAGACTTCAATCAGGCTGTCGTTGTTAACAAATGTAATAATGTAACTGTTAAAAACAGTAATTTTACTGGCGGTATCGCAACCAAACTTATTAACGACCCTACTGTAAATAAAGAATCTGGTTCCAAAATGATTAGTGTAGGCGGATCTTTCTATCTCAAAGTTATTAACAACACATTCGATGGTCGTGTACTTGATGCAATTTCAATTGCAAAAGGTAGTGGAGACGCTTCAATTATAGGAAACACTTTCAAAAATAATGCTTATTCCATTTACTTCGGAGGAGCATCTACTGAAGGTACTTACATCTATGATAACACATTTATTAAATGTGGTCAATTTGAATTAGATAATGGTACTGTTTGGGGCGAATTCCCTGTAATCAGTATTCAAAAAGCATCTGAAGGTGTTTTCTTCAACAATAACACTTTCTATGTTGTAAACAATAATCTATTAATCGCTGCTGAATCAAGCAATCCTTCTCACGGAGCTCCAAGTACTTTAGGTAACATTAACGTAACTAATAATAAAATTATCAAAGCTGAAGGAGAAGATGTTATTGGTCGTTCAGTAACTTTAATACACATTTTAAGCAGATCAGGAGACCTTAATCCTAAAGCTCCTATCACTATAACTAACAACACTTTCTTTGCAGGTGTCAGACCTCTCGTAATTTGGTATAATGATTGGGGTAATGAAGATGGGGAAATTGTAATTCCTCAAGCTCCTGAACCAATACCTATTCCAGAACATGTTGCAACCGATATTGCAGCTTCTAACTTAAATGTTTATGCAGGAAATAATGGTGTTCTCAAACTCACTTTAAAAGATGTAAATGGAAATGCTGTTGCTAATAAAATGGTGACTATTGTTATTGATGGTGTAACCAAAACTGCAACTACTGATGATAATGGTATTGCAACTTTAAATGTAAAATATGCTTCTTCTGGAACTCATTACGCTACAATGGTTTTCACTGGTGATGCTAACTACACCGGAGCTACTAAAACAGTTAAGATTAGTGTGCTTAAAAAAGCAACTGCTTTAACCACTGCTAAGAAAACATTTAAAGTTAAAGCTAAAACTAAAAAAGTAACTGCAACTCTTAAATCCGGTAAAACTGTTCTCAAAAATAAAAAAGTTACTTTAAAAGTTAATGGTAAAACCTATACTGCTAAAACCAATGCTAAAGGTGTTGCTACTTTCAGCATTAAATTAGCTAAAAAAGGAACATTTAATGCATATTATAAGTTTGCTGGAGATGGAGCTTACAAAGCAATAAGCAAAAAGAATACTATTGTTATTAAAAAATAG